In a single window of the Bacteroidota bacterium genome:
- a CDS encoding MerC domain-containing protein: MLSTSVRPRLDLAGIVLSVLCLIHCLLLPLVATGALAWAASERVHVGLTVVLAVVVLAVALPGYRRHRQPIVLLLLAGGLALLVGAVTLGEGLGEAGETALTVLGSVALVAGHVLNLRLPHAHA, encoded by the coding sequence ATGCTCTCGACCTCCGTGCGCCCTCGTCTCGATCTGGCTGGCATTGTGCTCTCGGTGCTGTGCCTCATCCACTGCCTCCTCCTCCCCCTCGTTGCCACGGGCGCGCTCGCGTGGGCGGCCTCCGAGCGCGTCCACGTCGGACTGACCGTCGTGCTGGCGGTCGTCGTGCTGGCGGTTGCGCTGCCGGGCTACCGGCGGCACCGCCAGCCCATCGTACTGCTGCTGCTCGCCGGCGGTCTCGCGCTGCTCGTCGGGGCTGTCACATTGGGGGAGGGGCTCGGCGAAGCGGGCGAGACCGCGCTCACCGTACTCGGCTCGGTCGCCCTCGTGGCCGGACACGTCCTCAACCTCCGCCTCCCTCACGCCCATGCCTGA
- a CDS encoding GTP-binding protein, whose amino-acid sequence MPDLATHPVPVTVVTGFLGAGKTTLVNAVTASAAARGRRLGLIVNDFGQVNLDASELDTDGSTVLALEGGCVCCSLSAGLVSAVVALTAREVRPEHILVEASGVSDPLGIVLPLVAGGMQPLVRLAAVVVVVDVGQVGAWPSPEAEALAEAQVGGASVVVLSKVGTHGQPARWAAEDWIRGLAPKARLLDADDLDPSLLLDLDDDILAGLLDPAARDRPEARHLDAFDTWTFEADTPFASLASLRRTLADLPAEVVRAKGLVAVADSARPLRVHLVGRMLANRFADAWPDGWTPGTGRIAVLGAAGTLDPDALHDAFHALLPNAHV is encoded by the coding sequence ATGCCTGATCTCGCCACGCATCCCGTGCCCGTCACCGTCGTGACCGGCTTCCTCGGGGCCGGCAAGACGACGCTCGTCAACGCGGTCACGGCGAGCGCCGCCGCGCGCGGCCGCCGCCTCGGCCTGATCGTCAACGACTTCGGGCAGGTCAACCTCGACGCCTCGGAGCTCGACACAGACGGTTCGACGGTCCTCGCGCTCGAAGGCGGGTGCGTGTGCTGCTCGCTCTCGGCGGGCCTGGTGAGCGCGGTCGTGGCGCTGACCGCGCGCGAGGTGCGCCCCGAGCACATCCTCGTCGAGGCCTCGGGCGTCTCCGACCCACTCGGGATCGTCCTCCCCCTCGTAGCGGGCGGGATGCAGCCGCTCGTCCGGCTCGCGGCCGTCGTGGTCGTGGTCGACGTCGGGCAGGTCGGCGCGTGGCCGTCGCCCGAGGCCGAAGCGCTCGCCGAGGCGCAGGTCGGCGGTGCCAGCGTGGTCGTGCTGAGCAAGGTCGGCACCCACGGACAGCCGGCCCGCTGGGCGGCCGAGGACTGGATCCGGGGACTCGCCCCGAAGGCCCGGCTCCTCGACGCCGACGACCTGGACCCGTCGCTGCTCCTCGACCTGGACGACGACATTCTCGCGGGCCTCCTCGACCCCGCGGCCCGCGACCGTCCCGAGGCCCGGCATCTCGACGCCTTCGACACCTGGACGTTCGAGGCCGACACGCCTTTCGCGTCGCTCGCCTCGCTCCGGCGCACGCTGGCCGACCTGCCCGCGGAGGTCGTCCGCGCCAAAGGCCTCGTGGCCGTCGCCGACAGTGCCCGCCCCCTCCGGGTCCACCTCGTCGGGCGGATGCTTGCCAACCGCTTCGCCGACGCCTGGCCCGACGGCTGGACGCCCGGTACGGGCCGGATCGCTGTCCTCGGTGCCGCCGGCACGCTCGATCCCGACGCTCTCCACGATGCCTTCCATGCCCTCCTCCCCAACGCTCATGTCTGA
- a CDS encoding superoxide dismutase: MSDVFPSADRPRLPRRGALRLMLGGAVGAAAALVAGCTGARSVAGGGRRSAPGGPGTTFDLATAAPQASAVYPYALPPLPYAADALDAAIDPETMRVHHGRHHQGYTNNLNAALEPYPALRRRPLVDLLRDVSALPEAVQAPVLNNGGGYLNHALFWPMMRPGGGMPTGPLRDAIGREFGSLQAFKAQFTEAALGVFGSGWAWLVRDGAGRLRVLQTTEQVPPHALGFVPVLGVDVWEHAYYLRYQNRRADYVERWWSVVDWEQAARNFSA, translated from the coding sequence ATGTCTGACGTTTTCCCCTCGGCGGACCGCCCCCGGCTTCCTCGGCGCGGCGCGCTCCGGCTCATGCTCGGCGGCGCGGTCGGGGCCGCGGCGGCGTTGGTCGCGGGCTGCACCGGCGCGCGCTCCGTCGCCGGGGGCGGCCGGCGCTCGGCCCCCGGCGGCCCCGGCACGACGTTCGACCTGGCGACGGCTGCGCCGCAGGCCTCGGCTGTCTACCCGTACGCGCTCCCACCCCTGCCCTACGCCGCCGACGCCCTCGACGCGGCCATCGACCCAGAGACGATGCGGGTGCACCACGGCCGTCACCACCAGGGCTACACCAACAACCTGAACGCTGCGCTGGAGCCCTACCCCGCGCTCCGGCGGCGGCCGCTCGTGGACCTGCTCCGCGACGTGAGCGCGCTGCCCGAGGCGGTGCAGGCTCCGGTCTTGAACAACGGCGGCGGCTACCTCAACCACGCCCTCTTCTGGCCGATGATGCGGCCCGGCGGCGGCATGCCGACAGGTCCCCTGCGCGACGCCATCGGCCGGGAGTTCGGGTCGCTCCAGGCCTTCAAGGCCCAGTTCACCGAGGCCGCGCTCGGCGTGTTCGGAAGCGGGTGGGCCTGGCTCGTGCGCGACGGCGCGGGGCGGCTGCGCGTGCTCCAGACGACCGAGCAGGTCCCGCCGCACGCCCTCGGCTTCGTGCCCGTGCTGGGCGTCGACGTGTGGGAGCACGCCTACTACCTGCGCTACCAGAACCGCCGCGCCGACTACGTGGAGCGTTGGTGGTCCGTCGTCGACTGGGAGCAGGCGGCCCGCAACTTCTCCGCATGA
- a CDS encoding ABC transporter ATP-binding protein produces the protein MLEARGLTKRFGAATAVAALDLAVNAGEVYALLGPNGAGKTTTINLFLGFLAPDAGAALVDGLDVQAEPLETKRRLAYLPEQVALYPSLSGAENLGYFAALAGHELSDAQRAGFLDQAGLQREAHARRAGTYSKGMRQKVGVALALAKGAKALLLDEPTSGLDPSASAEFSGLVRRLAEDGAAVLMATHDLFRVKDTARRVGVLVDGRLREEVAGEALRTADLEALYLGHVREALAPA, from the coding sequence ATCCTCGAAGCCCGCGGCCTGACCAAGCGCTTCGGCGCGGCGACGGCGGTCGCCGCGCTCGACCTCGCGGTAAACGCAGGAGAGGTCTACGCCCTCCTCGGCCCGAACGGGGCCGGGAAGACGACGACGATCAACCTGTTCCTCGGTTTCCTCGCCCCCGACGCCGGGGCCGCGCTCGTGGACGGCCTCGACGTGCAAGCCGAGCCGCTGGAGACGAAGCGGCGGCTGGCCTACCTCCCCGAGCAGGTCGCGCTCTATCCCTCGCTCTCGGGGGCCGAGAACCTCGGCTACTTCGCCGCGCTCGCTGGGCATGAACTGAGCGACGCCCAACGGGCGGGCTTCCTCGACCAGGCGGGCTTGCAGCGCGAGGCGCACGCCCGCCGCGCTGGGACCTACTCGAAGGGAATGCGCCAGAAAGTCGGCGTCGCGCTCGCGCTGGCGAAGGGCGCGAAGGCGCTCCTGCTCGACGAGCCGACGAGCGGGCTCGACCCCTCGGCCTCGGCCGAGTTCTCGGGCCTCGTCCGGCGGCTGGCCGAGGACGGAGCCGCCGTGCTGATGGCGACGCACGACCTCTTCCGCGTGAAGGACACCGCGCGCCGCGTCGGGGTGCTCGTCGACGGTCGGCTCCGCGAGGAGGTTGCGGGCGAAGCCCTACGAACGGCCGACCTCGAAGCGCTTTACCTCGGACACGTCCGCGAGGCCCTGGCCCCCGCCTGA
- a CDS encoding ABC transporter permease subunit, with product MTLPIARKEATEMLRDGRFRWAVGIVLALLVGALVAGWTHYAAAEAERAAAQAADREVWLGQGEKNQHSAAHFGAYAFKPTTPLTAADPGVLPYTGTSVFMEGHRVADADFRPAEDATTVQRLGSLTAASTLQLLVPLLIILLAFSAFAGERDAGTLRQLLSLGVPRRTLALGKALGVASPLLLLVVPAAVAGVAALALLEGPGAPLSNLGRAAMLVGVYVAYFVLVLALALLVSARASSSRTALVALLGFWLVTSFIVPRVAVSAADGLYPTPTLTAFQDSARVDRATLPSWPDRVAAIEARLMERHGVDTPDAIPASVSGTALFEAERDETDLLRARLAALGERYETQTRTAQAASVFAPLLAVQLVSMGLAGSDHAHHRHFADAAEAYRYDYVQALNQDMIDEDAGWSFTVGREMWEEIPPFEYATPSARWAVGRYGLSLGVLGVWTLALLVALPIAAGRLRAT from the coding sequence ATGACGCTCCCGATTGCACGCAAAGAGGCCACCGAGATGCTCCGCGACGGCCGGTTCCGCTGGGCCGTCGGCATTGTCCTGGCTCTCCTCGTGGGCGCGCTCGTCGCCGGGTGGACGCACTACGCCGCGGCCGAGGCCGAGCGCGCGGCGGCGCAGGCAGCCGACCGCGAGGTGTGGCTCGGGCAGGGCGAGAAGAACCAGCACTCGGCGGCTCACTTCGGTGCCTACGCCTTCAAGCCGACGACCCCGCTCACGGCCGCCGACCCCGGCGTGCTGCCGTACACGGGCACGTCGGTGTTCATGGAGGGGCACCGCGTGGCCGACGCCGACTTCCGCCCGGCCGAGGACGCGACGACCGTCCAGCGGCTCGGGAGCCTGACCGCCGCCTCGACGCTCCAACTCCTCGTCCCGCTCCTCATCATACTGCTCGCCTTCTCCGCGTTCGCGGGCGAGCGTGACGCCGGGACGCTCCGCCAGCTTCTCAGCCTCGGCGTCCCGCGGCGGACGCTCGCGCTCGGCAAGGCGCTCGGCGTGGCGTCGCCGCTGCTCTTGCTGGTCGTGCCCGCGGCCGTCGCCGGCGTCGCGGCGCTGGCGCTCCTGGAGGGGCCGGGCGCGCCGCTCTCGAACCTGGGCCGCGCGGCCATGCTCGTGGGGGTCTACGTCGCCTACTTCGTGCTCGTCCTGGCGCTGGCGCTGCTCGTGAGCGCGCGGGCATCCTCGTCGCGGACGGCGCTCGTGGCGCTGCTCGGGTTCTGGCTCGTGACGAGCTTCATCGTCCCGCGCGTAGCCGTGAGCGCCGCCGACGGCCTCTACCCGACGCCGACGCTCACGGCGTTCCAGGACTCGGCGCGCGTCGACCGCGCGACGCTCCCCTCGTGGCCCGACCGCGTCGCGGCCATCGAGGCGCGGCTGATGGAGCGGCACGGCGTCGATACGCCGGACGCGATCCCCGCGAGCGTCTCGGGAACGGCGCTCTTCGAGGCTGAGCGCGACGAGACCGACCTCCTCCGCGCCCGGCTGGCGGCGCTCGGCGAGCGCTACGAGACGCAGACACGGACCGCGCAGGCCGCCTCGGTCTTCGCGCCGCTCCTCGCGGTCCAGCTCGTCTCGATGGGGCTGGCCGGGAGCGACCACGCCCACCACCGCCACTTCGCCGACGCCGCCGAGGCCTACCGCTACGACTACGTCCAGGCCTTGAACCAAGACATGATCGACGAGGACGCCGGCTGGAGCTTCACGGTCGGGCGCGAGATGTGGGAGGAAATCCCGCCCTTCGAGTACGCGACGCCCTCCGCACGCTGGGCGGTTGGGCGGTACGGCCTGAGCCTGGGCGTGCTTGGCGTCTGGACACTCGCGCTGCTCGTCGCTCTTCCCATCGCGGCCGGTCGGCTGCGCGCCACCTGA
- a CDS encoding DUF3526 domain-containing protein, whose product MLPTVLRFETQRLLAGGAAGLTALLLLGLIAYAGYVGIQHTSEQRDLVGAYATDHAESLERVRARLVAAESTAVANGESLGGPVAFGMRHPYVIGSAQGRVLTLEPGPLAAFAVGQSDLQPAALRVTIGGREAMGGAAALDHPLKLLAGHLDLAFVFVFFFPLLVLALAFGLTSTERESGLLRMVLSHPVRLTTLAAGKLTVRAALLFGCAALGTGAVWLASGTEGGAGRWALWLLVVVLYGGFWLALAAFVDSRVRRPVTGGLALAACWLALVVVVPAVLNVVATTLYPVPSRMDYVAARRTAAGLAEREGAASLARYFNDHPELAAVEEDEADYAMLRVAQDERIVEALAPVEARFAEQKAGQQRFVRALGTLSPAVLAQQAFLDVAGTGHARYAAFEAQTEAFHRAWADRFAPQYFERRPLRPADLDALPTLDAPEESTADLLGRLAGPLAVLALASLLLAFAAGRSYAHPDSAL is encoded by the coding sequence ATGCTGCCCACCGTTCTCCGTTTCGAGACCCAACGCCTCCTCGCGGGAGGCGCGGCGGGCCTTACGGCGCTGCTACTGCTCGGGCTCATCGCGTACGCCGGATACGTCGGCATCCAGCACACGTCGGAGCAGCGCGACCTGGTCGGGGCGTACGCCACCGACCACGCCGAGAGCCTGGAGCGCGTGCGTGCGCGGCTCGTCGCGGCCGAGTCCACGGCGGTCGCCAACGGAGAATCGCTCGGCGGGCCGGTCGCCTTCGGGATGCGGCACCCGTACGTGATCGGCTCGGCGCAGGGCCGCGTGCTGACGTTGGAGCCGGGGCCGCTGGCGGCGTTCGCCGTCGGGCAGAGCGACCTCCAGCCCGCCGCCCTCCGCGTAACGATCGGCGGGCGCGAGGCGATGGGCGGCGCGGCGGCCCTCGACCACCCGCTGAAACTGCTCGCCGGGCACCTGGACCTCGCGTTCGTGTTTGTGTTTTTCTTCCCGCTCCTCGTCCTCGCGCTCGCGTTCGGGCTGACCTCGACCGAGCGAGAGTCGGGCCTCTTGCGGATGGTGCTCTCGCACCCGGTCCGCCTGACGACGCTGGCGGCGGGGAAGCTCACCGTCCGCGCGGCGCTGCTGTTCGGGTGCGCTGCCCTCGGGACCGGGGCCGTCTGGCTTGCGAGCGGGACCGAGGGCGGGGCCGGGCGCTGGGCGCTCTGGCTCCTCGTGGTCGTGCTCTACGGCGGGTTCTGGCTAGCGCTCGCCGCGTTCGTCGACAGCCGGGTTCGCCGGCCCGTCACCGGCGGCCTCGCCCTCGCGGCGTGCTGGCTCGCGCTCGTTGTCGTCGTCCCGGCCGTCCTCAATGTCGTCGCAACCACGCTCTACCCGGTTCCGTCGCGGATGGACTACGTGGCGGCGCGGCGGACGGCGGCGGGCCTGGCCGAGCGCGAGGGGGCGGCCTCGCTCGCGCGCTACTTCAACGACCACCCGGAGCTGGCGGCGGTCGAGGAGGACGAGGCCGACTACGCTATGCTCCGCGTCGCGCAGGACGAGCGGATCGTCGAAGCGCTGGCTCCGGTCGAGGCGCGGTTCGCCGAGCAGAAGGCCGGGCAGCAGCGGTTCGTCCGGGCGCTCGGCACCCTCTCGCCGGCCGTCCTCGCGCAGCAGGCCTTCCTCGACGTCGCCGGGACCGGGCACGCCCGCTACGCCGCCTTCGAGGCCCAGACGGAGGCGTTCCACAGGGCGTGGGCGGACCGCTTCGCACCTCAGTACTTTGAGCGCCGCCCGCTACGCCCGGCCGACCTTGACGCGCTCCCGACGCTCGACGCGCCCGAGGAATCGACCGCCGACCTCCTTGGCCGCCTCGCAGGTCCGCTGGCTGTGCTGGCCCTCGCGAGCCTTCTACTCGCCTTCGCCGCCGGACGGAGCTACGCCCACCCTGACTCCGCGCTCTGA
- a CDS encoding DUF3526 domain-containing protein, translating into MIRRIAGKERTEMTRDGRYRLAAGLVGGLLLVALALGVLESRSVRAEAERAEEASWTQWVEQGSKNPHSAAHFALYTYRPASALAFAEPGVTPYTGLAVWLEAHYQNEFAFRPARDAAGVGRLGQVTAATVLQVLLPLVIVLLAFGAFASERERGTLRQALAQGVRPRDLALGKALGVAQALAVVLVPAVVVGAGALLLASGSAALGDGLARFALLALAYGLYLAAFVGVALAASARSRTGRGALVGLLAFWALAVLVLPRVATDAARTAYPTPSTTAFWTAVGDDLADGIDGHDPSDERAERLLQETMEDYGVSAIEDLPVNFSGIALQASEAYGNQVYEKHYGALWAQVERQNRVQALAGLVTPLMAVRATSMGLAGTDFAAHRHFAEAAETYRRDFVEVLNADLATLTDPVFNRNTRGRDFWASLDRFAYVPPSAGWAAQRQALPLGLLALWALGGLVAAVAAARRPRFL; encoded by the coding sequence ATGATTCGACGCATCGCTGGCAAAGAGCGCACCGAGATGACCCGCGACGGCCGGTACCGGCTGGCCGCGGGCCTGGTCGGGGGCCTGCTCCTCGTTGCCCTCGCGCTCGGCGTGCTGGAGTCCCGTAGCGTCCGCGCCGAGGCGGAGCGAGCCGAAGAAGCCTCGTGGACGCAGTGGGTCGAGCAGGGAAGCAAGAACCCGCACTCGGCCGCGCACTTCGCGCTCTACACCTACCGGCCAGCCTCGGCGCTCGCCTTCGCCGAGCCGGGCGTGACGCCCTACACCGGGCTGGCTGTCTGGCTGGAGGCCCACTACCAGAACGAGTTCGCCTTCCGCCCGGCCCGCGACGCGGCGGGCGTGGGCCGGCTCGGGCAGGTGACGGCGGCGACGGTACTCCAGGTGCTTCTCCCGCTCGTGATCGTGCTGCTGGCCTTCGGCGCGTTTGCGTCGGAGCGCGAGCGGGGGACGCTCCGGCAGGCGCTCGCCCAGGGCGTCCGCCCCCGCGACCTCGCGCTCGGCAAGGCGCTCGGCGTGGCGCAGGCGCTGGCCGTCGTGCTCGTCCCTGCCGTCGTAGTCGGCGCAGGGGCGCTCCTGCTCGCCTCGGGGAGCGCGGCACTCGGCGACGGGCTGGCGCGGTTTGCGCTCCTCGCGCTCGCCTACGGCCTCTACCTCGCCGCGTTCGTCGGCGTCGCCCTGGCCGCGAGTGCTCGGTCGCGGACGGGGCGCGGGGCGCTCGTCGGGCTGCTCGCTTTCTGGGCGCTCGCCGTCCTCGTCCTCCCCCGCGTAGCGACCGACGCCGCCCGGACCGCCTATCCGACGCCGTCCACGACCGCCTTTTGGACGGCCGTGGGTGACGATCTCGCCGACGGCATCGACGGGCACGATCCGTCCGACGAGCGCGCCGAGCGGCTGCTCCAGGAGACGATGGAAGACTACGGCGTCTCGGCTATCGAAGACCTGCCGGTCAACTTCTCCGGCATCGCGCTCCAGGCGAGCGAGGCATACGGCAACCAGGTCTACGAAAAGCACTACGGCGCGCTCTGGGCGCAGGTCGAGCGCCAGAACCGGGTGCAGGCCCTCGCCGGCCTCGTCACGCCGCTGATGGCGGTCCGCGCCACCTCGATGGGGCTGGCCGGGACCGATTTCGCTGCGCACCGCCACTTCGCCGAGGCCGCCGAGACCTACCGCCGGGACTTCGTCGAGGTGCTCAACGCCGACCTGGCGACGCTGACCGACCCGGTGTTCAACCGCAACACGCGCGGGCGCGACTTCTGGGCCTCGCTGGACCGGTTCGCCTATGTCCCGCCCTCAGCAGGCTGGGCTGCTCAGCGGCAGGCACTCCCGCTCGGCCTCCTCGCGCTGTGGGCGCTCGGCGGCCTAGTCGCGGCCGTCGCCGCAGCCCGTCGCCCTCGCTTCCTGTAG
- a CDS encoding DUF3526 domain-containing protein yields MIRTVLAHEWRLLRRAPATWIALALLAVSIVFGASNGGRWADFQHQTLAEAEAYEAETYGDLARRAAAPDGEWPDPSSAANIGMFYGRYATLPPGPLAPLAVGQSDVAPYALYVSGKTLASTHTKSAEELGNPQAYVTGRFDTAFALVVVLPLVLLVLLFDIASGERERETLGLVLSQPVRPGTLVWAKAGLRWALVAGVAWAASALGLALFGADLGAAPGGLALALLAVAAYAAVWTALAVWVATRGWPSATNALVLAAVWVAVVVVVPGLIGAASGALEPVPSRTHLIEAHREADTRFAARGGELLTAYYDANPGAQPADLDPMQYDFPLYYTARQGAMQDTLAPLLRRYDDALAAQERLANGLALLSPAALLQNTLAAVAGTDHARHAAYLRQVEDFHAAHRDFFAPRAYQRVALTASDYEAMPRFAFVEPGAVATRALWPLGGIAVLALTLAACAAPGLRRITTH; encoded by the coding sequence ATGATCCGGACCGTTCTCGCTCACGAGTGGCGGCTCCTGCGCCGTGCTCCTGCGACGTGGATCGCCCTCGCGCTCCTCGCCGTCTCCATCGTCTTCGGTGCATCCAACGGCGGCCGGTGGGCCGACTTCCAGCACCAGACGCTAGCTGAGGCCGAGGCGTACGAAGCCGAGACCTACGGCGACCTGGCCCGCCGCGCCGCTGCGCCGGACGGCGAGTGGCCGGACCCGTCGAGCGCGGCCAACATCGGGATGTTCTACGGCCGGTACGCGACGCTCCCGCCCGGCCCGCTGGCCCCGCTCGCCGTCGGGCAGAGCGACGTGGCCCCGTATGCGCTCTACGTCTCCGGCAAGACCCTCGCCTCGACACACACGAAATCGGCGGAGGAGCTAGGCAACCCGCAGGCGTACGTCACCGGCCGGTTCGACACGGCCTTCGCGCTCGTGGTCGTGCTCCCGCTCGTGCTCCTGGTGCTGCTGTTCGACATTGCCTCGGGCGAGCGCGAGCGGGAGACGCTCGGGTTGGTGCTGTCGCAGCCGGTCCGTCCGGGCACGCTCGTCTGGGCGAAAGCGGGGCTGCGGTGGGCCCTCGTCGCCGGCGTGGCGTGGGCGGCGTCGGCGCTCGGGCTGGCACTCTTCGGCGCTGACCTCGGAGCCGCGCCGGGCGGACTTGCCCTGGCCCTGCTCGCTGTCGCGGCCTACGCGGCGGTCTGGACGGCGCTCGCGGTGTGGGTAGCTACGCGGGGATGGCCTTCGGCGACGAACGCGCTCGTGCTCGCAGCGGTCTGGGTCGCGGTGGTCGTCGTGGTTCCCGGCCTGATCGGGGCGGCCTCGGGCGCGCTGGAGCCGGTGCCCTCGCGGACCCATCTCATCGAGGCGCACCGGGAGGCTGACACGCGGTTCGCCGCGCGCGGGGGCGAGCTGCTGACGGCCTACTACGACGCCAACCCCGGCGCGCAGCCCGCCGACCTCGATCCGATGCAGTACGACTTCCCGCTGTACTACACCGCCCGCCAGGGAGCCATGCAAGACACCCTCGCCCCACTCCTCCGCCGGTACGACGACGCGCTCGCCGCGCAGGAGCGGCTGGCGAACGGCCTCGCTCTTCTCTCCCCGGCCGCGCTCTTGCAGAACACCCTCGCTGCGGTCGCCGGAACCGACCACGCCCGTCACGCCGCCTACCTCCGGCAGGTCGAGGACTTCCACGCCGCCCACCGCGACTTCTTCGCACCCCGGGCCTACCAGCGCGTCGCGCTTACGGCCTCCGACTACGAGGCCATGCCCCGCTTCGCCTTTGTCGAACCGGGCGCGGTTGCCACACGCGCGCTCTGGCCGCTGGGTGGCATCGCAGTACTGGCACTGACTCTCGCTGCCTGTGCAGCCCCCGGCCTTCGCCGCATCACCACTCACTAA